A window of Pseudomonas mucidolens contains these coding sequences:
- a CDS encoding acyl-CoA dehydrogenase: protein MLLLWILVLVLGIAYLAHRRTAPLPALGVVAVYLLAMGAFSHAPGWLLLIFWVLLAVVAAPLLLPDLRRRYFTAPLFSWFQKVLPPMSETERDAIDAGTVWWDGELFSGRPDWDKLLAYPKAQLTEEEQAFIDGPTEDLCAMVTDWEIGQAMDLPAAAWEHIKQHGFFALIIPKEFGGKGFSAYAHSQVAMKLATRSGDLASTVMVPNSLGPAELLLHYGTDEQRNHYLPRLARGDDIPCFALTGPLAGSDAGAMPDTGVICKGEWEGKETLGLRLNWEKRYITLGPVATLLGLAFKAYDPDHLLGEEEDLGISLALIPTDTPGVEIGRRHLPLGAAFMNGPNSGKDVFIPLDFLIGGQDMLGKGWMMLMNCLSVGRSISLPAVGTGAAKFTSLVTGQYAQVREQFNVPLSAFEGIQEALARIGGNAWLMDSARILTANAVDLGEKPSVLSAILKYHLTERGRECISHAMDVHGGKGIIMGPNNYLGRSWQGAPIFITVEGANILSRNLMIFGQGAIRCHPFVLKEMALAGREDHAQALKEFDGLLLQHIGFAVSNAASTLVLNLGLGHFEKAPGNRLSQGYFRALNRQAAAFALLADLSMMLLGGELKRRERLSARLGDVLSHMYLASAALKRYHDLDSPGHLEPLFAWAMEESLGQSERALDKLLDNFPNKILGCLLRVIVFPFGRRHKGPSDALDAEVAAVIGRAKGDPTLEALLAGCYRPQSAEDPVGALQHAYDLLDASHPLQKKLHSALKSGQLKPIAGENAIDAALQAGVLQAAEAQTLHDAEAARRKVIDVDDFSKEELAQAPGRVR, encoded by the coding sequence ATGCTGTTGTTGTGGATACTGGTTCTGGTGCTCGGGATTGCCTATCTGGCACACCGTCGCACCGCGCCCCTGCCCGCCCTGGGCGTGGTAGCCGTCTACCTGTTGGCGATGGGCGCCTTCAGTCATGCGCCAGGCTGGTTGCTGCTGATCTTCTGGGTGTTGCTCGCGGTGGTGGCCGCGCCGTTGTTGCTGCCGGACCTGCGTCGTCGCTACTTCACCGCCCCGCTGTTCAGTTGGTTTCAGAAAGTCTTGCCGCCGATGTCCGAGACCGAACGCGATGCCATTGATGCCGGTACCGTGTGGTGGGACGGCGAGCTATTCAGTGGTCGCCCCGATTGGGACAAATTGCTGGCCTATCCCAAGGCGCAACTGACAGAGGAAGAGCAGGCGTTTATCGACGGCCCCACCGAAGATCTGTGCGCCATGGTCACCGACTGGGAGATCGGCCAGGCCATGGACCTGCCGGCCGCCGCCTGGGAACACATCAAGCAACACGGTTTCTTTGCCCTGATCATTCCCAAGGAGTTCGGCGGCAAGGGTTTCTCCGCCTACGCCCACTCCCAGGTCGCGATGAAGCTGGCGACCCGCAGTGGCGACCTCGCGTCTACCGTGATGGTCCCCAACTCCCTGGGCCCCGCCGAACTGCTGCTGCACTACGGCACCGATGAACAACGTAATCACTATCTGCCACGCCTGGCCCGTGGCGACGATATCCCGTGTTTTGCCCTGACCGGCCCGCTAGCGGGTTCCGACGCCGGCGCCATGCCCGATACCGGGGTGATCTGCAAGGGAGAATGGGAAGGCAAGGAAACCCTCGGCCTGCGCCTGAACTGGGAAAAACGCTATATCACCCTGGGCCCTGTAGCGACCTTGCTGGGCCTGGCCTTCAAGGCCTACGACCCGGATCATCTGCTGGGCGAGGAAGAAGACCTGGGTATCAGCCTGGCACTGATTCCCACCGATACTCCCGGCGTGGAAATCGGCCGACGTCATCTGCCATTGGGGGCGGCGTTCATGAACGGCCCCAACTCGGGCAAGGATGTATTCATTCCGCTGGACTTCCTGATCGGCGGCCAGGACATGCTCGGCAAGGGCTGGATGATGTTGATGAACTGCCTGTCGGTCGGCCGTTCGATTTCCCTGCCCGCGGTGGGCACTGGCGCGGCCAAGTTCACCAGCCTGGTGACTGGCCAATACGCCCAGGTACGCGAACAGTTCAACGTGCCGCTGTCGGCATTCGAAGGTATTCAGGAGGCGCTGGCGCGCATTGGCGGCAACGCCTGGTTGATGGACAGTGCACGGATACTGACCGCCAACGCTGTCGACCTGGGGGAAAAACCCTCGGTGCTGTCGGCGATCCTCAAGTACCACCTGACCGAACGCGGCCGTGAGTGCATCAGCCACGCCATGGACGTACACGGCGGCAAGGGCATCATCATGGGCCCCAACAACTACCTGGGTCGCAGTTGGCAAGGGGCGCCGATTTTCATCACCGTGGAAGGTGCGAACATCCTGTCGCGCAACCTGATGATCTTTGGCCAGGGCGCAATTCGTTGCCATCCTTTTGTACTCAAGGAGATGGCGCTGGCGGGTCGCGAAGACCATGCCCAGGCGCTCAAGGAGTTCGATGGCCTGCTGTTGCAACATATCGGTTTCGCCGTCAGCAACGCCGCCAGCACCCTGGTCTTGAACCTCGGCCTGGGACACTTCGAAAAAGCCCCGGGCAATCGCCTGAGCCAGGGTTACTTCCGTGCCCTTAACCGTCAGGCCGCTGCATTTGCCTTGCTGGCCGACCTGAGCATGATGCTGCTCGGTGGCGAACTGAAACGTCGCGAACGCCTGTCGGCACGACTGGGTGATGTGCTGAGCCACATGTACCTGGCCTCGGCGGCGCTCAAGCGCTACCACGACCTCGACTCCCCCGGGCATTTGGAGCCGTTGTTTGCCTGGGCCATGGAAGAAAGCCTCGGGCAGTCGGAACGGGCACTGGATAAACTGCTCGACAACTTCCCGAATAAAATCCTCGGCTGCCTGTTGCGAGTGATTGTGTTCCCGTTCGGTCGTCGCCACAAAGGCCCTTCCGATGCGCTGGATGCCGAAGTGGCAGCGGTGATCGGCCGTGCCAAGGGTGATCCGACCCTCGAAGCGTTGTTGGCCGGTTGCTATCGTCCACAATCGGCCGAGGATCCGGTGGGCGCATTGCAGCATGCCTACGACCTGCTCGACGCCAGCCATCCGCTGCAGAAAAAACTCCACAGTGCGCTCAAAAGCGGTCAGCTCAAACCGATCGCCGGGGAAAATGCCATCGACGCCGCGTTGCAGGCAGGCGTGCTGCAAGCGGCCGAGGCGCAGACGCTGCATGATGCCGAGGCGGCGCGACGCAAGGTGATCGATGTGGATGACTTCAGCAAAGAGGAACTGGCGCAAGCGCCAGGTCGGGTGCGCTAA
- a CDS encoding glutathione S-transferase family protein: MLKIWGRKNSSNVRKALWCAEELGLDYEAIDAGGAFGVVDTPHYRALNPNGRVPVIEDGDFVLWESNTIVRYLCAKHVADSAWYPGDVQARANAEKWMDWTTATFAEPFKSVFWGVLRTPAEKQNWDTIHAGRQACIDVLQTVERALTRQPYLSGAEIGMGDIPLGCFIYAWFEMPIERPAMPALEGWYQRLQQRPAYRKAVMTALT, translated from the coding sequence ATGCTGAAGATCTGGGGACGGAAAAATTCGTCAAATGTCAGGAAAGCACTGTGGTGCGCCGAAGAACTTGGCCTGGACTATGAGGCGATCGATGCGGGTGGGGCTTTTGGTGTGGTCGATACCCCACACTACCGTGCGTTGAACCCGAATGGCCGGGTACCGGTGATTGAGGACGGCGACTTTGTGTTGTGGGAATCCAATACCATCGTGCGTTACCTCTGCGCCAAGCATGTTGCCGACTCCGCCTGGTATCCCGGGGACGTGCAGGCGCGGGCCAACGCTGAAAAGTGGATGGACTGGACCACCGCGACCTTCGCTGAACCGTTCAAGAGCGTGTTCTGGGGCGTGTTGCGCACCCCCGCCGAGAAGCAGAACTGGGACACCATCCATGCCGGTCGCCAGGCCTGCATCGACGTATTGCAGACCGTTGAGCGAGCCTTGACCAGGCAACCGTATTTGTCGGGTGCCGAGATCGGCATGGGCGATATTCCCTTGGGCTGCTTTATCTACGCCTGGTTCGAGATGCCCATCGAGCGACCAGCGATGCCCGCGCTAGAGGGCTGGTACCAGCGCTTGCAGCAACGTCCAGCCTATCGCAAAGCGGTCATGACCGCGTTGACTTAA
- a CDS encoding ABC transporter ATP-binding protein produces the protein MSSALSIRQLTKTYGNGFQALSGIDLDVAEGDFFALLGLNGAGKSTTIGILSTLVNKTSGSVNIFGHDLDKSPAALKRSIGVVPQEFNFNQFEKTFDIVVTQAGYYGIPPKVAKERAEQYLTQLGLWDKRDVPSRSLSGGMKRRLMIARALVHEPRLLILDEPTAGVDIELRRSMWSFLTELNEKGITIILTTHYLEEAEQLCRNIGIIDHGTIVENTSMRNLLGQLHVETFLLDLKHNMSAPPHLLGYPSRLVDNHTLEVQVDKAVGITALFAQLATQNIEVLSLRNKTNRLEELFVSLVEKNLAKVAV, from the coding sequence ATGAGTTCCGCTCTGTCCATCCGGCAGCTAACCAAAACCTACGGCAACGGTTTCCAGGCCCTGAGTGGTATCGATCTGGACGTCGCCGAAGGTGACTTTTTCGCCTTGCTCGGCCTCAACGGTGCCGGCAAATCCACCACCATCGGCATTCTCTCGACCCTGGTCAACAAGACCAGCGGCAGCGTGAATATCTTTGGCCACGATCTGGATAAATCCCCGGCCGCGCTCAAGCGCAGCATTGGCGTGGTGCCCCAGGAATTCAATTTCAACCAGTTTGAAAAGACCTTCGACATCGTGGTGACTCAGGCGGGTTATTACGGCATCCCGCCCAAAGTCGCCAAGGAACGGGCCGAGCAATACCTCACGCAACTGGGCCTGTGGGACAAGCGCGACGTGCCTTCACGCTCGCTGTCTGGCGGCATGAAGCGTCGGCTGATGATTGCCCGCGCCCTGGTGCATGAGCCACGCTTGCTGATCCTCGACGAACCGACCGCGGGCGTGGATATCGAACTGCGTCGTTCGATGTGGAGCTTCCTCACCGAGCTGAATGAAAAAGGCATCACCATCATCCTCACCACTCACTACCTGGAAGAGGCTGAGCAGTTGTGCCGCAACATTGGCATCATCGACCACGGCACCATTGTCGAAAATACCAGCATGCGCAACTTGCTCGGCCAGTTGCATGTCGAGACGTTCCTGCTGGACCTCAAGCACAACATGTCGGCGCCGCCGCACTTGCTCGGTTACCCGAGCCGCCTGGTGGATAACCACACCCTGGAGGTCCAGGTGGATAAAGCGGTCGGCATCACCGCGCTGTTCGCGCAATTGGCGACCCAGAACATCGAAGTGCTGAGCTTGCGCAACAAAACCAATCGCCTGGAGGAGTTGTTCGTGTCCCTGGTGGAGAAAAATCTGGCGAAGGTGGCGGTATGA